A single region of the Brassica rapa cultivar Chiifu-401-42 chromosome A03, CAAS_Brap_v3.01, whole genome shotgun sequence genome encodes:
- the LOC103858599 gene encoding protein SGT1 homolog B isoform X1 yields MAKELAEKAKEAFLDDDFDVAVDLYSKAIDLDPSCASFFADRAQANIKLLNFTEAVADANKAIELEPTLAKAYLRKGTACMKLEEYATAKAALEKGASVAPNESKFEKMIDECNLLIAEEEKDLVQQVPPTLPSSSTTPLATAADAPPVPSPAPPAKPMFRHEFYQKPEEVVVTIFAKGIPKQNVNVEFGDQILSVVIDVAGEEAYHFQPRLFGKIIPEKCRYEVLSTKVEIRLAKAEIVTWAALEYGKGQTLLPKPNVASAVSQRPVYPSSKPGKDWDKLEAEVKKQEKDEKLDGDAAMNKFFSDIYQSADEDMRRAMNKSFAESNGTVLSTNWKEVGTKKVESTPPDGMELKKWEY; encoded by the exons ATGGCGAAGGAACTGGCGGAAAAAGCTAAAGAGGCGTTCTTAGATGACGACTTCGATGTGGCTGTTGACTTATACTCCAAAGCCATTGACTTGGATCCCTCTTGCGCCTCCTTCTTCGCCGATCGTGCTCAGGCCAACATCAAACTCCTTAACTTCACCG AAGCTGTTGCAGATGCTAACAAAGCCATCGAGTTGGAGCCTACTTTGGCCAAAGCTTATCTCAGAAAGGG CACTGCTTGTATGAAGCTAGAAGAGTATGCTACTGCTAAAGCAGCTCTTGAGAAGGGCGCTTCCGTTGCACCTAATGAATCCAAGTTTGAGAAGATGATAGACGAATGCAACCTTCTCATTGCAG aagaagagaaagatttGGTTCAACAGGTGCCACCGACTTTGCCTTCAAGCTCTACAACACCACTAGCAACCGCAGCTGATGCTCCTCCTGTTCCAAGCCCTGCACCACCTGCCAAACCTATGTTCAG GCACGAGTTCTACCAGAAGCCAGAAGAGGTTGTGGTGACAATTTTCGCTAAAGGGATACCAAAGCAGAACGTGAATGTAGAGTTTGGTGACCAGATT CTGAGTGTTGTAATTGATGTTGCTGGAGAAGAAGCTTATCATTTCCAGCCAAGATTGTTCGggaag ATAATACCAGAGAAGTGCAGATATGAGGTATTGTCGACCAAAGTTGAGATCCGTCTCGCAAAAGCAGAGATAGTCACTTGGGCCGCCCTTGAATATGGCAAAGGGCAAACTCTTCTGCCTAAACCCAATGTTGCatcag CAGTGTCTCAGAGGCCGGTGTACCCATCCTCTAAGCCGGGAAAAGACTGGGACAAGCTGGAAGCTGAAGTGAAGAAACAG GAGAAGGATGAGAAGCTAGATGGAGATGCAGCTATGAACAAGTTTTTCAGCGACATATACCAGAGTGCAGATGAGGACATGAGGCGAGCCATGAACAAATCATTT GCAGAGTCGAATGGGACGGTGCTGTCTACGAACTGGAAGGAGGTTGGGACAAAGAAAGTGGAGAGCACTCCACCAGATGGCATGGAGCTGAAGAAGTGGGAGTATTGA
- the LOC103858599 gene encoding protein SGT1 homolog B isoform X2, translated as MAKELAEKAKEAFLDDDFDVAVDLYSKAIDLDPSCASFFADRAQANIKLLNFTEAVADANKAIELEPTLAKAYLRKGTACMKLEEYATAKAALEKGASVAPNESKFEKMIDECNLLIAEEEKDLVQQVPPTLPSSSTTPLATAADAPPVPSPAPPAKPMFRHEFYQKPEEVVVTIFAKGIPKQNVNVEFGDQILSVVIDVAGEEAYHFQPRLFGKIIPEKCRYEVLSTKVEIRLAKAEIVTWAALEYGKGQTLLPKPNVASVSQRPVYPSSKPGKDWDKLEAEVKKQEKDEKLDGDAAMNKFFSDIYQSADEDMRRAMNKSFAESNGTVLSTNWKEVGTKKVESTPPDGMELKKWEY; from the exons ATGGCGAAGGAACTGGCGGAAAAAGCTAAAGAGGCGTTCTTAGATGACGACTTCGATGTGGCTGTTGACTTATACTCCAAAGCCATTGACTTGGATCCCTCTTGCGCCTCCTTCTTCGCCGATCGTGCTCAGGCCAACATCAAACTCCTTAACTTCACCG AAGCTGTTGCAGATGCTAACAAAGCCATCGAGTTGGAGCCTACTTTGGCCAAAGCTTATCTCAGAAAGGG CACTGCTTGTATGAAGCTAGAAGAGTATGCTACTGCTAAAGCAGCTCTTGAGAAGGGCGCTTCCGTTGCACCTAATGAATCCAAGTTTGAGAAGATGATAGACGAATGCAACCTTCTCATTGCAG aagaagagaaagatttGGTTCAACAGGTGCCACCGACTTTGCCTTCAAGCTCTACAACACCACTAGCAACCGCAGCTGATGCTCCTCCTGTTCCAAGCCCTGCACCACCTGCCAAACCTATGTTCAG GCACGAGTTCTACCAGAAGCCAGAAGAGGTTGTGGTGACAATTTTCGCTAAAGGGATACCAAAGCAGAACGTGAATGTAGAGTTTGGTGACCAGATT CTGAGTGTTGTAATTGATGTTGCTGGAGAAGAAGCTTATCATTTCCAGCCAAGATTGTTCGggaag ATAATACCAGAGAAGTGCAGATATGAGGTATTGTCGACCAAAGTTGAGATCCGTCTCGCAAAAGCAGAGATAGTCACTTGGGCCGCCCTTGAATATGGCAAAGGGCAAACTCTTCTGCCTAAACCCAATGTTGCatcag TGTCTCAGAGGCCGGTGTACCCATCCTCTAAGCCGGGAAAAGACTGGGACAAGCTGGAAGCTGAAGTGAAGAAACAG GAGAAGGATGAGAAGCTAGATGGAGATGCAGCTATGAACAAGTTTTTCAGCGACATATACCAGAGTGCAGATGAGGACATGAGGCGAGCCATGAACAAATCATTT GCAGAGTCGAATGGGACGGTGCTGTCTACGAACTGGAAGGAGGTTGGGACAAAGAAAGTGGAGAGCACTCCACCAGATGGCATGGAGCTGAAGAAGTGGGAGTATTGA
- the LOC103858600 gene encoding E3 ubiquitin-protein ligase RHA1B — translation MGLPTDFKELQIPGYVLKTLYVIGFFRDLVDALCPYISLPRFLDHEIPRPDPIRPETFTTVSLADKISPVVRFSDIQTDLEDCCTVCLSDFESDDNIRQLPNCRHVFHDHCLDRWIVDCRKMTCPICRDRFLPAEKYARAGPVWYSDEWESTITY, via the coding sequence ATGGGTCTTCCGACAGATTTTAAGGAGCTTCAGATTCCAGGATACGTACTTAAGACGCTTTACGTCATCGGTTTCTTTAGAGACCTGGTCGATGCTCTTTGTCCTTACATCAGTTTACCTCGATTTCTAGACCACGAGATTCCTCGACCGGACCCGATCAGACCCGAAACCTTCACGACGGTGAGTCTTGCTGACAAGATTTCCCCGGTGGTTCGTTTCTCGGATATTCAGACCGATCTTGAAGACTGCTGCACGGTGTGTCTCTCTGATTTTGAGTCCGATGATAACATTAGGCAACTTCCGAACTGTCGACATGTGTTTCATGATCATTGCTTGGATCGTTGGATTGTGGATTGCCGCAAGATGACTTGTCCGATTTGTCGGGATCGGTTCTTACCGGCCGAAAAATATGCACGGGCGGGTCCGGTTTGGTATAGTGATGAATGGGAGAGTACCATTACATACTAA
- the LOC103858602 gene encoding beta-adaptin-like protein B produces the protein MGLDNAAIVPVDEPTTSSGPPLPIVVPASTGQGLQISAQLTRRIGQVFYSMLFENNTQVVVDGFMIQFNENTFGLAAAGPLQIVPLQPGTSASTMLPTVVLQNMPAGPPSSLLQAAVKNNQQPVWLLQR, from the exons ATGGGATTAGATAATGCAGCAATTGTCCCGGTTGATGAACCCACAACTTCGTCTGG TCCTCCGTTGCCCATTGTCGTGCCAGCTTCCACCGGTCAAGGTCTGCAGATAAGTGCTCAACTAACCCGAAGGATTGGGCAAGTGTTCTACAGTATGCTCTTCGAGAACAACACGCAGGTGGTGGTTGATGGTTTCATGATTCAGTTCAACGAGAACACATTCGGTCTTGCAGCTGCTGGACCTCTTCAG ATTGTGCCTTTACAACCAGGAACATCTGCCAGTACAATGCTACCTACAGTCGTGTTGCAGAACATGCCTGCTGGGCCTCCAAGCTCGCTCTTACAAGCAGCTGTCAAAAACAATCAGCAGCCTGTTTGGTTACTTCAACGATAA
- the LOC103858603 gene encoding eukaryotic translation initiation factor 3 subunit A yields the protein MAHFAKPENALKRADELINVGQKQDALQALHDLITSKRYRAWQKPLEKIMFKYLDLCVDLKRGRFAKDGLIQYRIVCQQVNVSSLEEVIKHFLHLSTEKAEQARSQADALEEALDVDDLEADRKPEDLQLSIVSGEKGKDRSDRELVTPWFKFLWETYRTVLEILRNNSKLEALYAMTAHKAFQFCKQYKRTTEFRRLCEIIRNHLANLNKYRDQRDRPDLSAPESLQLYLDTRFDQLKVATELGLWQEAFRSVEDIYGLMCMVKKTPKSSLLMVYYSKLTEIFWISSSHLYHAYAWLKLFSLQKNFNKNLSQKDLQLIASSVVLAALSVPPFDRAQSASHMELENEKERNLRMANLIGFNLEPKFEGRDMLSRSALLSELVSRGVLSCASQEVKDLFHVLEHEFHPLDLGSKIQPLLEKISKSGGKLSSAPSLPEVQLSQYVPSLEKLATLRLLQQVSKIYQTIRIESLSQLVPFFEFSAVEKISVDAVKNNFVAMKVDHMKGVVIFGNLGIESDGLKDHLAVFAESLNKVRAMLYPVPSKASKIGGIVPNLAETVEKEHKRLLARKSIIEKRKEDQERQQLEMEREEEQKRLKLQKLTEEAEQKRLAAELLERRKQRILREIEEKELEEAQALLEDTEKRMKKGKKKTLLDGEKVTKQTVMERALTEQLKERQEMEKKLQKLAKTMDYLERAKREEAAPLIEAAYQRRLVEEREFYEREQQREVELSRERHESDLKEKNRLSRMLEFKETFQGEVISRRQAEFDKIRTEREERISQMIRARKQERDIKRKQLYYLTIEEERIRKLQEEEEARKREEAEKRKKQEAEHKAKLDEIAEKQRQRERELEEKEKKRREELLKGTDAPPTRPAEPTAAPAAAAAQPAAAPAQGSGKYVPKFKRQTAEVSAPTQTPPAADSDRWGNRGPPPADDHWGSNRGGPSQKPDRWVPGSRGGDRPSGGDAWRSGEERRSPFGSSRPRPAQR from the exons ATGGCGCATTTTGCCAAACCTGAGAACGCATTGAAGCGTGCTGATG AGTTGATCAATGTTGGACAGAAACAAGATGCCCTCCAGGCGCTTCACGATCTCATCACCTCCAAGAGGTACAGAGCGTGGCAGAAGCCGCTCGAGAAGATCATGTTCAAGTACCTGGACCTTTGTGTCGACTTGAAGAGAGGTCGGTTCGCTAAAGATGGGTTGATCCAGTACCGTATTGTATGCCAGCAAGTGAATGTGAGCTCGTTGGAGGAAGTCATCAAGCATTTCCTGCATCTTTCTACCGAGAAAGCTGAGCAGGCTCGCTCTCAGGCTGATGCTCTGGAGGAGGCACTTGATGTTGATGACCTTGAAGCTGATAGGAAGCCTGAAGATTTGCAGCTGAGTATTGTCAGTGGAGAGAAGGGGAAAGATAGATCTGACCGTGAGTTGGTTACCCCTTGGTTTAAGTTCCTGTGGGAGACTTACAGGACTGTGCTTGAGATATTGCGTAACAACTCAAAGTTGGAAGCGCTTTATGCG ATGACAGCACATAAGGCCTTCCAGTTCTGTAAGCAGTACAAGCGAACAACCGAGTTCCGTAGGCTTTGTGAAATCATTAGAAACCATTTGGCGAATCTGAACAAGTACAGAGACCAAAGGGACAGGCCTGACTTGTCAGCTCCTGAGAGCTTGCAGCTTTACCTGGACACAAGATTTGATCAGTTGAAAGTTGCTACTGAGCTTGGACTTTGGCAG gaaGCGTTCCGTTCTGTTGAAGATATATATGGATTAATGTGCATGGTCAAGAAAACGCCCAAGTCATCTTTGTTGATGGTCTACTATTCCAAATTGACCGAGATCTTCTGGATTTCGTCTAGCCATCTTTACCATGCTTATGCATGGCTCAAGCTGTTTAGTCTGCAGAAAAATTTCAACAAGAACTTGAGCCAAAAGGATTTGCAGCTAATAGCATCATCTGTTGTCTTGGCGGCGCTATCTGTTCCGCCGTTTGATAGAGCTCAGAGTGCATCCCATATGGAGCTTGAAAATGAGAAAGAACGCAATTTGAGGATGGCCAACCTCATAGGTTTCAATCTTGAACCTAAGTTCGAGGGCAGAGATATG CTTTCAAGGTCAGCTCTTCTGTCAGAGCTG GTTTCAAGAGGTGTTTTGAGCTGTGCATCACAGGAGGTCAAAGATCTTTTCCATGTTTTGGAGCATGAGTTTCACCCACTTGATCTTGGCTCCAAGATTCAGCCGTTGCTGGAAAAGATTTCCAAATCTGGTGGGAAGCTTTCATCAGCTCCTTCTTTGCCAGAAGTGCAACTCTCCCAGTATGTTCCTTCTTTGGAGAAGCTTGCTACTCTGAGGCTACTTCAACAG GTGTCTAAGATCTATCAGACTATAAGAATTGAGAGTTTATCTCAGTTGGTCCCCTTCTTTGAATTCTCAGCGGTAGAGAAGATTTCTGTTGATGCTGTGAAGAACAACTTTGTTGCCATGAAAGTTGATCACATGAAGGGTGTTGTTATTTTTGGCAATTTG GGGATTGAGTCTGATGGACTGAAGGATCATCTGGCTGTTTTTGCTGAGTCTTTGAACAAAGTAAGAGCTATGCTGTATCCTGTACCAAGTAAAGCATCAAAAATAGGTGGCATAGTACCGAACCTAGCAGAAACTGTTGAGAAGGAGCACAAGAGACTGCTTGCTCGGAAATCAATCATTGAAAAGAGGAAAGAGGATCAAGAGCGTCAGCAACTTGAAATGGAACGTGAGGAGGAACAGAAACGGCTTAAGCTTCAGAAGCTAACTGAGGAGGCAGAACAGAAGAGACTTGCGGCAGAGCTTCTGGAGAGAAGGAAACAAAGAATCCTTAGAGAGATAGAGGAGAAGGAACTTGAGGAAGCTCAGGCGTTGCTGGAGGACACAGAGAAACGCATGAAAAAGGGAAAGAAAAAGACGCTTTTAGATGGA GAGAAGGTGACAAAGCAAACTGTGATGGAGAGGGCCTTAACTGAGCAGCTCAAGGAAAGGCAGGAAATGGAGAAAAAACTCCAGAAACTTGCCAAAACTATGGATTATTTGGAACGAGCAAAGAGAGAAGAGGCTGCTCCATTGATTGAAGCTGCATATCAGCGAAGACTGGTGGAGGAAAGAGAGTTTTATGAACGTGAGCAACAG CGTGAAGTTGAACTCAGTAGAGAGCGTCATGAGAGTGACTTGAAGGAGAAGAACAGATTGTCCAGAATGTTGGAGTTTAAG GAAACATTCCAAGGGGAAGTGATAAGCCGTAGACAAGCAGAGTTTGACAAAATAAGGACGGAGAGAGAGGAACGCATCAGCCAAATGATCCGAGCGAGGAAGCAAGAAAGGGATATCAAGAGGAAGCAGCTGTATTATCTGAcaattgaagaagaaagaataaGAAAGCtgcaagaagaagaggaagctcGTAAGCGTGAAG AAGCTGAGAAACGTAAGAAGCAAGAAGCTGAACACAAAGCAAAGCTAGACGAAATTGCCGAGAAGCAGAggcagagagaaagagagctggaggagaaagagaagaagaggcGAGAAGAGCTGTTGAAGGGAACAGACGCACCACCCACTCGCCCTGCAGAACCTACGGCTGCTCCTGCTGCCGCTGCTGCACAACCAGCAGCAGCGCCAGCACAAGGTTCTGGTAAATATGTTCCTAAGTTCAAGCGTCAGACAGCTGAGGTCTCAGCACCAACACAGACACCACCAGCTGCAGATTCTGACCGCTGGGGCAACCGTGGACCACCTCCAGCAGATGACCACTGGGGAAGCAACAGAGGAGGACCGTCGCAAAAGCCTGACCGTTGGGTCCCTGGGTCTAGAGGCGGTGACCGTCCAAGTGGTGGTGATGCTTGGCGAAGTGGTGAAGAACGCCGGTCTCCGTTTGGAAGCTCCAGGCCCAGGCCCGCCCAGCGTTGA
- the LOC103858604 gene encoding putative cysteine-rich receptor-like protein kinase 31 yields the protein MFLNNLLSIILCFVLAVSFGFVSAQRCGNSLFFRPNNAYDTNRRLVLSTLASQVSSKNGYYNVSVGDGPGKIYALGLCIPGTAPEVCSDCIQTASEGLLESCPNQTNSWDWRADKTLCFVRYSNISFFNRSDLEPTQAEYDTGMYTGNVTTYTRVWNSFMESMITRVGQSPSRYLADVSPRIGERLDDNVYALMQCIPGISSEECEACLQENVRAHQRCCNGYIGGSVGKPVCYFQWDGYAYLGAFDAFNDTHSKPAPPPPTPPPPAPPPPDGNKIATRAIVAIVVSAVTFVVLLAFGLVIWKRLHKKLKFQTDDDMTSPQSLQYDFATIEVATDKFSRNNKLGQGGFGEVYKGMLPNETEIAVKRLSRNSGQGTQEFKNEVVIVAKLQHKNLVRLHGFCLERDERILVYEFVPNKSLDYFLFDPTKKSQLDWRRRYNIIGGITRGLLYLHQDSRLTIIHRDIKASNILLDSDMNPKIADFGMARNFRVDQTEDTTGRVVGTFGYMPPEYVTCGHFSTKSDVYSFGVLILEIVCGKKNSSFYHIDDDSGGNMVTHVWRLWNNEAHLDLIDPAIRENYEKDEVIRSIHIGLLCVQETPAHRPEMSTIFQMLTNSSTVLPMPRAPGCFLRSRSNLDPLTYGSEPGHSRFNSVSYSIVTPR from the exons atgtttttaaacaatCTCTTGTCAATAATCCTCTGTTTTGTGCTAGCCGTTAGCTTCGGCTTTGTGTCTGCGCAAAGATGTGGGAACTCTCTGTTTTTCAGACCAAACAATGCTTACGATACAAACCGTCGTCTCGTTCTCTCAACTCTTGCATCCCAAGTCAGTTCTAAAAACGGCTACTACAACGTCTCGGTTGGTGATGGCCCTGGAAAGATCTATGCCTTAGGCCTCTGCATCCCAGGGACTGCTCCAGAGGTCTGTTCCGATTGTATCCAAACCGCATCCGAAGGTTTACTAGAAAGTTGTCCGAACCAGACCAACTCATGGGACTGGAGAGCCGACAAGACTCTCTGTTTCGTTCGTTACTCCAACATATCATTTTTCAACCGGAGCGATCTAGAGCCGACACAAGCAGAATACGATACTGGAATGTACACGGGTAACGTTACAACTTACACTAGAGTATGGAACTCGTTCATGGAATCTATGATCACCCGAGTCGGTCAGTCTCCATCTCGATACCTAGCTGATGTATCTCCTCGGATAGGTGAGAGACTTGATGATAATGTTTACGCGCTGATGCAGTGTATTCCGGGGATATCTTCTGAGGAATGTGAAGCTTGTCTTCAAGAAAATGTACGTGCGCACCAAAGATGCTGCAATGGGTACATAGGTGGAAGTGTTGGAAAGCCGGTCTGCTATTTCCAGTGGGATGGTTATGCATACCTTGGTGCCTTTGATGCTTTTAATGACACGCATTCCAAACCTGCTCCGCCGCCTCCTACTCCTCCCCCtcctgctcctcctcctccagatGGAAACAAGATTGCTACAAGAGCTATTGTGGCGATTGTTGTTTCTGCGGTTACATTTGTGGTGCTTCTTGCTTTTGGATTAGTTATTTGGAAGAGATTgcacaaaaagttaaaatttcaAA CTGATGATGACATGACTAGTCCACAGTCCCTACAATATGATTTTGCGACAATTGAAGTGGCAACAGATAAATTTTCAAGGAATAACAAGCTTGGCCAAGGCGGATTCGGTGAAGTTTATAAG GGAATGCTACCAAATGAAACCGAGATTGCGGTGAAGCGGCTATCAAGAAATTCAGGACAAGGCACACAAGAGTTCAAGAACGAGGTTGTGATTGTGGCTAAGCTTCAACACAAGAATCTTGTTAGGCTTCATGGGTTTTGCTTAGAAAGAGATGAACGAATACTTGTCTACGAGTTTGTCCCAAACAAGAGCCTTGATTATTTCCTCTTTG ATCCAACAAAGAAGAGCCAGCTAGACTGGAGAAGACGGTACAACATCATCGGAGGGATTACGAGAGGGCTTCTCTATCTTCATCAAGACTCAAGGCTCACTATCATACACCGTGACATCAAAGCAAGTAACATTCTTCTCGATTCTGATATGAATCCTAAAATAGCAGATTTTGGAATGGCAAGGAATTTTAGAGTGGATCAAACCGAAGACACCACAGGAAGAGTTGTTGGAACCTT CGGTTACATGCCTCCAGAGTATGTGACGTGCGGCCATTTCTCTACCAAATCTGATGTCTATAGCTTTGGAGTATTGATTCTGGAGATTGTTTGTGGCAAGAAGAACAGTAGCTTCTATCATATTGATGATGATTCTGGTGGAAATATGGTGACACAt GTTTGGAGGCTTTGGAACAATGAAGCACATTTAGATCTCATCGACCCTGCGATTAGGGAAAATTATGAGAAGGATGAAGTCATTAGATCCATCCATATAGGACTATTATGTGTTCAAGAGACTCCTGCACACCGTCCAGAGATGTCTACAATATTTCAAATGCTTACCAATAGCTCCACTGTCCTACCAATGCCTCGAGCACCTGGATGTTTCCTCAGGAGCAGATCCAATTTAGACCCTTTAACCTATGGATCCGAGCCGGGCCATTCTAGATTCAACTCTGTTTCTTATTCTATAGTCACTCCTCGATGA
- the LOC117132366 gene encoding uncharacterized protein LOC117132366 — protein MEVLCICRQWISKESLQWEFLVDLKRNASIISIEEDLLYEDLMKIVSEDFSVKEEEISLSYGFSLDMKCIIESFPPLSIGNTRQLRTFISKTRAFDGTCRLCVKVSTDPVSCNTQASDTFASTVPLNANPAILSTVQSEKQSLLYEGVSTVPLNALPDFSTDSASCNIQASDTFASTVPLNANPVILPTVQSEKQSFLYEGVSTVPLNALPDFSPVHIGLSPNTRVAGDIKVNSYFKTKRELMLRMKKWALEWKFEYKTVSSNKSRVLLSCVDENCTWRMRAIKLPVSDFFVVKKYVHEHTCDTTHRKANHRQASAKLLGSLISSNYGEKKEGLKPKQIIEQVRMLHGVHINYKQAWRVREEAQILVRGTPEDSYYNLSRWLYKITETNPGSLTYQHVDAAGKFKYAFVAFGPSIRGFSLMRRVIAVDGTFLKGKFNGTLLAACAQDGNYHLYPLAFAVVDAENGASWKWFFRGLSQKIPDASDLVFVSDRANSISSALEDVYPLSHHGICRIHLLRNITPTYAKTGLLPLVESAADAYTCHEFWLIFKDIKDKCPELAKYLEESDFRKWARSYAPANRYNIMTTNIAESLNSMLKMPRELPIISLLETIRLTMTTWFFERREAAAKHKHLVTPKVVQKLVSRLGAAMLLNVYQVDRSEFEVKNETMKFVVDLEKRHCTCNVFDIDKIPCIHAIAAAKHIKRDENRFVDASHLTETWAKAYAESIHPGGELSTSTYPENIDELSCPPPATKKKSGRPPTKRKRSVGEFGVPGSKSQSHKCSRCGTGGHNKITCQRPIG, from the exons ATGGAAGTTTTGTGCATCTGTAGACAATGGATCTCAAAAGAATCTCTCCAGTGGGAGTTTCTTGTTGATTTGAAGAGGAATGCATCAATCATTTCCATAGAAGAAGATCTACTGTATGAAGATTTGATGAAGATTGTCTCTGAAGATTTTAGTGTTAAAGAGGAAGAAATCAGTTTGAGTTATGGTTTTTCATTGGATATGAAATGTATTATTGAAAGTTTCCCCCCACTCTCGATAGGTAATACTCGTCAGCTCAGAACTTTCATTTCCAAGACTAGAGCATTTGATGGAACCTGTCGTTTGTGTGTTAAG GTTAGTACTGATCCAGTTAGCTGTAACACTCAAGCTTCTGATACATTTGCTTCTACTGTTCCATTGAATGCCAATCCAGCGATTCTTTCTACTGTGCAGAGTGAAAAACAG AGTCTTCTATATGAAGGTGTTTCTACAGTTCCTCTGAATGCTCTTCCGGATTTTAGTACTGATTCAGCTAGCTGTAACATTCAAGCTTCTGATACATTTGCTTCTACTGTTCCATTGAATGCCAATCCAGTGATTCTTCCTACTGTGCAGAGTGAAAAACAG AGTTTTCTATATGAAGGTGTTTCTACAGTTCCTCTGAATGCTCTTCCGGATTTTAGCCCTGTCCATATTGGACTTTCACCAAACACGAGAGTAGCTGGCGATATTAAGGTGAATAGCTATTTTAAGACAAAGAGAGAGTTGatgttgaggatgaagaaatGGGCTTTAGAGTGGAAGTTTGAGTACAAGACTGTCTCTTCTAACAAGTCAAGAGTGCTTTTGAGTTGTGTTGATGAAAATTGCACGTGGAGGATGCGTGCTATCAAGCTAcctgtttcagattttttcgtTGTTAAAAAGTATGTTCATGAGCATACATGCGATACAACACACAGGAAAGCCAACCACAGACAAGCATCTGCAAAGTTGTTGGGTTCTTTGATTTCCAGCAATTATGGAGAAAAAAAGGAAGGTCTCAAACCGAAACAGATCATTGAACAGGTCAGGATGCTGCATGGTGTTCACATCAATTACAAACAAGCTTGGAGAGTGAGAGAAGAAGCTCAGATTTTGGTTAGAGGGACTCCTGAAGACAGCTATTACAATTTGTCTAGGTGGTTGTATAAAATCACAGaaacaaaccctggttccttgaCTTATCAACATGTTGATGCTGCAGGAAAGTTCAAGTATGCATTTGTGGCTTTTGGTCCATCGATAAGGGGATTTTCATTGATGAGGAGAGTTATTGCAGTAGATGGTACATTTCTGAAGGGAAAATTCAATGGGACTTTATTGGCAGCTTGTGCTCAAGATGGGAATTATCATCTATATCCTCTCGCTTTTGCAGTGGTTGACGCAGAAAACGGCGCCTCTTGGAAATGGTTCTTTAGAGGTTTGAGCCAGAAGATCCCGGACGCTTCGGATCTTGTTTTTGTATCAGACAGGGCTAACTCCATTTCTTCAGCGTTGGAGGATGTATATCCCTTATCTCACCATGGAATTTGCAGGATCCATCTGCTCCGCAACATCACTCCTACATATGCGAAGACTGGGTTGCTACCTCTGGTGGAAAGCGCTGCTGATGCCTATACGTGTCACGAGTTCTGGTTAATCTTCAAGGACATAAAGGATAAATGTCCTGAATTGGCTAAGTATCTGGAAGAGTCTGATTTTAGGAAGTGGGCACGAAGCTATGCGCCTGCGAACAGGTATAATATCATGACTACCAACATTGCAGAGTCTCTCAATTCTATGTTGAAGATGCCTCGTGAGTTGCCCATTATCTCTCTCCTTGAAACTATCAGATTGACGATGACCACTTGGTTTTTTGAGCGACGCGAAGCGGCTGCGAAACATAAGCACCTGGTTACTCCAAAAGTTGTTCAGAAATTGGTATCTAGGTTAGGGGCCGCAATGTTGTTGAATGTGTATCAAGTTGATCGAAGCGAGTTTGAGGTGAAGAATGAAACAATGAAGTTTGTTGTTGACTTGGAGAAGCGGCATTGCACATGTAATGTTTTCGACATTGACAAGATCCCCTGCATCCATGCCATCGCTGCTGCTAAGCATATCAAGAGAGATGAAAACCGTTTTGTTGATGCTTCTCACTTGACAGAAACGTGGGCTAAAGCTTATGCTGAAAGCATACATCCTGGTGGAGAGTTGTCAACGTCCACCTATCCAGAGAATATTGATGAACTGTCTTGCCCACCTCCAgctaccaaaaagaaaagtggACGCCCTCctacaaagagaaagagatccgTTGGCGAGTTTGGGGTTCCTGGATCTAAATCTCAGTCCCACAAGTGCAGCAGATGTGGCACAGGAGGGCACAACAAGATCACATGCCAGAGGCCTATAGGATGA